A single Eubalaena glacialis isolate mEubGla1 chromosome 18, mEubGla1.1.hap2.+ XY, whole genome shotgun sequence DNA region contains:
- the KCNN4 gene encoding intermediate conductance calcium-activated potassium channel protein 4, whose protein sequence is MGGELVPGLGALRRRKHLLEQEKSLAGWALALAGIGIGLMVLHAEMLWFGGCPWAIHLFLVKCMISISTFLLLSLIVAFHAKEVQLFMTDNGLRDWRVALTGRQAAQIVLELAVCGLHPAPVWGPPCAQGSGSPKTAVTQSWPSFLGQAEALLSLAMLLRLYLVPRALLLRSGVLLNASYRSIGALNQVRFRHWFVAKLYMNTHPGRLLLCLTLGLWLTTAWVLSVAERQTVNATGHLSDTLWLIPITFLTIGYGDVVPGTIWGKIVCLCTGVMGVCCTALLVAVVARKLEFNKAEKHVHNFMMDIQYAKEMKESAARVLQESWMFYKHKRRKDSGAARRHQRRLLTAINRFRQVRLKHRKLREKVNSMVDISKMHMILCDLKLGLSTSHQALEKQIDALAGRLDTLTELLSAALGPRQFPEPSQEAT, encoded by the exons ATGGGCGGGGAGCTGGTGCCGGGCCTGGGGGCCCTGAGGAGGAGAAAGCATCTGCTGGAGCAGGAGAAGAGTCTGGCAGGCTGGGCACTGGCACTGGCAGGGATTGGCATCGGACTCATGGTCCTGCACGCGGAGATGCTATGGTTCGGGGGGTGCCCG TGGGCGATCCACCTGTTCCTGGTTAAATGCATGATCAGCATCTCCACGTTCTTGCTCCTTTCCCTTATTGTGGCCTTTCACGCCAAAGAGGTCCAG CTGTTCATGACGGACAACGGGCTCCGGGACTGGCGCGTGGCGCTGACCGGGCGGCAGGCGGCGCAGATCGTGCTGGAGCTGGCTGTGTGCGGGCTGCACCCGGCGCCGGTGTGGGGCCCGCCGTGCGCGCAGGGCTCGGGGTCCCCAAAGACGGCGGTCACGCAGTCCTGGCCGAGTTTCCTGGGCCAGGCGGAGGCGCTGCTGTCGCTGGCCATGCTGCTGCGCCTGTACCTGGTGCCCCGCGCCCTGCTCCTGCGCAGCGGCGTCCTGCTCAACGCCTCCTACCGCAGCATCGGCGCGCTCAACCAGGTCCGCTTCCGCCACTGGTTCGTGGCCAAGCTGTACATGAACACGCACCCCGGCCGCCTGCTGCTCTGCCTCACGCTTGGCCTCTGGCTCACCACCGCCTGGGTGCTGTCGGTGGCCGAGAG ACAGACCGTTAATGCCACCGGGCACCTTTCAGACACACTGTGGCTGATCCCCATCACATTCCTCACCATCGGCTACGGGGACGTGGTGCCGGGTACCATATGGGGCAAGATTGTCTGCCTCTGCACTGGGGTCATG GGGGTCTGCTGCACAGCCCTGCTGGTGGCCGTGGTGGCCCGGAAGCTGGAGTTTAATAAGGCAGAGAAGCACGTGCACAACTTCATGATGGATATACAGTATGCCAAAGAG ATGAAGGAGTCGGCCGCCCGAGTGCTGCAAGAGTCCTGGATGTTCTACAAACATAAACGCAGGAAGGACTCTGGAGCCGCCCGCAGGCACCAGCGCAGGCTGCTGACCGCCATCAACAG GTTCCGCCAGGTGCGGCTGAAACACAGAAAGCTCCGGGAAAAAGTGAACTCCATGGTGGACATCTCCAAG ATGCACATGATCCTCTGTGACCTGAAGCTGGGTCTGAGCACCTCACACCAGGCCCTGGAGAAGCAGATTGATGCGCTGGCAGGGAGGCTAGACACCCTGACCGAGCTGCTTAGCGCTGCCCTGGGTCCACGGCAGTTTCCAGAACCAAGCCAGGAGGCCACGTAG
- the LYPD5 gene encoding ly6/PLAUR domain-containing protein 5, with protein sequence MKFLNVSCLLGCSEAVLSLNTGYGSSVTMVQKGCWTGPATGQMQRNDKALPPDYSVVRGCETDFCNANFQAHDSLPNLSRAPNPPTLSGAKCYSCVGIHPEDCTPEKSWRVQCHQDQSICFQGNGSMTFGNFSVPVYIRTCHRPSCTIQGTTSPWTNIDLKGSCCEGHLCNKDSISLHQRLRHRPSWGTPGHSPAPHGFPAG encoded by the exons ATGAAATTCCTCAATGTCTCCTGTCTCCTCGGATGCTCTGAGGCTGTCTTATCCCTGAACACTG GGTACGGCTCCTCAGTGACCATGGTACAGAAGGGCTGCTGGACAGGCCCGGCTACGGGCCAGATGCAGCGGAATGACAAGGCGCTGCCGCCTGACTACTCGGTGGTGCGGGGCTGCGAGACCGACTTTTGCAACGCGAACTTCCAGGCCCACGACTCCCTCCCCAATCTGAGCCGAG CGCCCAACCCGCCGACGCTCAGCGGCGCCAAGTGCTACTCCTGCGTGGGGATCCATCCGGAGGACTGCACCCCGGAGAAGTCCTGGCGGGTCCAGTGTCACCAGGACCAAAGCATCTGCTTCCAGGGCAATGGAAGCATGACCTTTG GCAACTTCTCAGTCCCTGTGTACATCAGAACCTGCCACCGGCCCTCCTGCACCATCCAGGGCACCACTAGCCCGTGGACAAACATCGACCTAAAGGGCTCCTGCTGTGAGGGGCACCTCTGCAACAAGGACTCCATAAGCCTTCACCAGCGCCTCAGGCACCGTCCCTCCTGGGGCACCCCCGGTCATAGTCCTGCTCCGCATGGTTTCCCTGCTGGTTAG